Proteins encoded together in one Columba livia isolate bColLiv1 breed racing homer chromosome 3, bColLiv1.pat.W.v2, whole genome shotgun sequence window:
- the SESN1 gene encoding sestrin-1 isoform X1, protein MRVARPGSQHQELGIRIPRPLGHGPSRFIPEKETIQVGKEDAMMHTLFADSFATLGRLDNVTLVMVFHPQYLESFLKTQHYLLQMDGPLPLHYRHYIGIMAAARHQCSYLVNLHVNDFLHVGGDPKWLNGLENAPQKLQNLGELNKMLAHRPWLITKEHIEQLLKTEENSWSLAELIHAVVLLTHYHSLASFTFGCGISPEIDCEGGHTFRPPSVSNYCICDITNGYHGVDDVHASPTGSIPSTESVCEVEALMEKMKQLQECRDEEEASQEEMATRFEREKRESMFVCSSEDEESAPARDVSRHFEDTSYGYKDFSRHGMHVPTFRVQDYSWEDHGYSLVNRLYPDVGQLLDEKFHIAYNLTYNTMAMHKDVDTSMLRRAIWNYIHCMFGIRYDDYDYGEINQLLDRSFKVYIKTVVCTPEKTTKRMYDSFWRQFEHSEKGHTTFSPLPLLTTPSAPQVHVNLLLVEARMQAELLYALRAITRYMT, encoded by the exons ATGAGGGTGGCGAGGCCGGGCTCACAGCACCAG GAACTTGGGATAAGAATTCCTAGACCACTGGGACACGGACCAAGCAGATTCATCCCCGAGAAGGAG ACGATTCAAGTGGGAAAGGAAGACGCCATGATGCACACGCTGTTTGCAGATTCTTTTGCCACGCTGGGCCGATTGGACAATGTTACCTTGGTGATGGTTTTCCACCCACAGTATCTTGAAAGCTTTCTGAAAACTCAGCACTATCTACTGCAAATGGATGGTCCACTCCCGCTTCATTACCGACACTACATCGGGATAATG GCTGCAGCACGACACCAGTGCTCTTACCTGGTTAACCTCCATGTGAATGACTTCCTTCATGTTGGTGGAGACCCTAAATGGTTGAATGGCCTGGAAAATGCACCTCAAAAGCTGCAAAATTTAGGAGAACTGAACAAAATGTTGGCTCATAGACCCTGGCTTATCACCAAGGAACACATCGAG caacttTTGAAGACTGAAGAGAACAGCTGGTCCCTGGCAGAGCTGATCCACGCGGTTGTTCTCCTCACACACTACCATTCCCTTGCTTCCTTCACCTTTGGTTGTGGGATCAGTCCAGAGATCGACTGCGAAGGGGGTCACACCTTCAGGCCCCCTTCCGTCAGTAACTATTGCATCTGCGATATCACAAATGGTTACCACGGGGTGGATGATGTTCATGCTAGCCCAACTGGAAGTATCCCA TCTACAGAGTCTGTCTGTGAAGTTGAAGCTCTTatggagaaaatgaagcagCTACAGGAGTGTCGAGATGAAGAGGAAGCCAGCCAAGAAGAGATGGCTACACGttttgaaagagagaagagagaaagcatgTTCGTGTGTTCCTCAG AAGATGAAGAATCGGCACCAGCAAGAGATGTGTCTCGTCACTTTGAGGACACCAGCTATGGTTACAAAGACTTCTCCAGACATGGAATGCACGTGCCTACCTTTCGTGTTCAG GATTATTCTTGGGAAGACCACGGCTATTCCTTGGTTAATCGTCTTTACCCAGACGTGGGACAACTACTTGATGAGAAGTTTCATATTGCTTATAATCTGACTTACAACACGATGGCCATGCACAAAGATGTGGATACCTCAATGCTGAGACGAGCAATTTGGAACTATATTCATTGTATGTTTGGAATAAG ATACGATGATTATGACTATGGTGAAATTAATCAGTTGTTGGACCGCAGCTTTAAAGTCTATATCAAGACTGTGGTTTGCACTCCTGAAAAGACCACAAAACGAATGTATGATAGCTTCTGGAGGCAGTTTGAACACTCTGAGAAG GGGCACACGACCTTCTCACCTCTTCCTTTGCTAACAACCCCCTCTGCTCCACAG gTCCATGTAAATTTGCTTCTGGTAGAAGCTCGGATGCAAGCCGAACTACTTTATGCTCTGAGAGCTATTACTCGCTATATGACCTGA
- the SESN1 gene encoding sestrin-1 isoform X5 → MMHTLFADSFATLGRLDNVTLVMVFHPQYLESFLKTQHYLLQMDGPLPLHYRHYIGIMAAARHQCSYLVNLHVNDFLHVGGDPKWLNGLENAPQKLQNLGELNKMLAHRPWLITKEHIEQLLKTEENSWSLAELIHAVVLLTHYHSLASFTFGCGISPEIDCEGGHTFRPPSVSNYCICDITNGYHGVDDVHASPTGSIPSTESVCEVEALMEKMKQLQECRDEEEASQEEMATRFEREKRESMFVCSSEDEESAPARDVSRHFEDTSYGYKDFSRHGMHVPTFRVQDYSWEDHGYSLVNRLYPDVGQLLDEKFHIAYNLTYNTMAMHKDVDTSMLRRAIWNYIHCMFGIRYDDYDYGEINQLLDRSFKVYIKTVVCTPEKTTKRMYDSFWRQFEHSEKGHTTFSPLPLLTTPSAPQVHVNLLLVEARMQAELLYALRAITRYMT, encoded by the exons ATGATGCACACGCTGTTTGCAGATTCTTTTGCCACGCTGGGCCGATTGGACAATGTTACCTTGGTGATGGTTTTCCACCCACAGTATCTTGAAAGCTTTCTGAAAACTCAGCACTATCTACTGCAAATGGATGGTCCACTCCCGCTTCATTACCGACACTACATCGGGATAATG GCTGCAGCACGACACCAGTGCTCTTACCTGGTTAACCTCCATGTGAATGACTTCCTTCATGTTGGTGGAGACCCTAAATGGTTGAATGGCCTGGAAAATGCACCTCAAAAGCTGCAAAATTTAGGAGAACTGAACAAAATGTTGGCTCATAGACCCTGGCTTATCACCAAGGAACACATCGAG caacttTTGAAGACTGAAGAGAACAGCTGGTCCCTGGCAGAGCTGATCCACGCGGTTGTTCTCCTCACACACTACCATTCCCTTGCTTCCTTCACCTTTGGTTGTGGGATCAGTCCAGAGATCGACTGCGAAGGGGGTCACACCTTCAGGCCCCCTTCCGTCAGTAACTATTGCATCTGCGATATCACAAATGGTTACCACGGGGTGGATGATGTTCATGCTAGCCCAACTGGAAGTATCCCA TCTACAGAGTCTGTCTGTGAAGTTGAAGCTCTTatggagaaaatgaagcagCTACAGGAGTGTCGAGATGAAGAGGAAGCCAGCCAAGAAGAGATGGCTACACGttttgaaagagagaagagagaaagcatgTTCGTGTGTTCCTCAG AAGATGAAGAATCGGCACCAGCAAGAGATGTGTCTCGTCACTTTGAGGACACCAGCTATGGTTACAAAGACTTCTCCAGACATGGAATGCACGTGCCTACCTTTCGTGTTCAG GATTATTCTTGGGAAGACCACGGCTATTCCTTGGTTAATCGTCTTTACCCAGACGTGGGACAACTACTTGATGAGAAGTTTCATATTGCTTATAATCTGACTTACAACACGATGGCCATGCACAAAGATGTGGATACCTCAATGCTGAGACGAGCAATTTGGAACTATATTCATTGTATGTTTGGAATAAG ATACGATGATTATGACTATGGTGAAATTAATCAGTTGTTGGACCGCAGCTTTAAAGTCTATATCAAGACTGTGGTTTGCACTCCTGAAAAGACCACAAAACGAATGTATGATAGCTTCTGGAGGCAGTTTGAACACTCTGAGAAG GGGCACACGACCTTCTCACCTCTTCCTTTGCTAACAACCCCCTCTGCTCCACAG gTCCATGTAAATTTGCTTCTGGTAGAAGCTCGGATGCAAGCCGAACTACTTTATGCTCTGAGAGCTATTACTCGCTATATGACCTGA
- the SESN1 gene encoding sestrin-1 isoform X3: MRVARPGSQHQELGIRIPRPLGHGPSRFIPEKETIQVGKEDAMMHTLFADSFATLGRLDNVTLVMVFHPQYLESFLKTQHYLLQMDGPLPLHYRHYIGIMAAARHQCSYLVNLHVNDFLHVGGDPKWLNGLENAPQKLQNLGELNKMLAHRPWLITKEHIEQLLKTEENSWSLAELIHAVVLLTHYHSLASFTFGCGISPEIDCEGGHTFRPPSVSNYCICDITNGYHGVDDVHASPTGSIPSTESVCEVEALMEKMKQLQECRDEEEASQEEMATRFEREKRESMFVCSSEDEESAPARDVSRHFEDTSYGYKDFSRHGMHVPTFRVQDYSWEDHGYSLVNRLYPDVGQLLDEKFHIAYNLTYNTMAMHKDVDTSMLRRAIWNYIHCMFGIRYDDYDYGEINQLLDRSFKVYIKTVVCTPEKTTKRMYDSFWRQFEHSEKVHVNLLLVEARMQAELLYALRAITRYMT, translated from the exons ATGAGGGTGGCGAGGCCGGGCTCACAGCACCAG GAACTTGGGATAAGAATTCCTAGACCACTGGGACACGGACCAAGCAGATTCATCCCCGAGAAGGAG ACGATTCAAGTGGGAAAGGAAGACGCCATGATGCACACGCTGTTTGCAGATTCTTTTGCCACGCTGGGCCGATTGGACAATGTTACCTTGGTGATGGTTTTCCACCCACAGTATCTTGAAAGCTTTCTGAAAACTCAGCACTATCTACTGCAAATGGATGGTCCACTCCCGCTTCATTACCGACACTACATCGGGATAATG GCTGCAGCACGACACCAGTGCTCTTACCTGGTTAACCTCCATGTGAATGACTTCCTTCATGTTGGTGGAGACCCTAAATGGTTGAATGGCCTGGAAAATGCACCTCAAAAGCTGCAAAATTTAGGAGAACTGAACAAAATGTTGGCTCATAGACCCTGGCTTATCACCAAGGAACACATCGAG caacttTTGAAGACTGAAGAGAACAGCTGGTCCCTGGCAGAGCTGATCCACGCGGTTGTTCTCCTCACACACTACCATTCCCTTGCTTCCTTCACCTTTGGTTGTGGGATCAGTCCAGAGATCGACTGCGAAGGGGGTCACACCTTCAGGCCCCCTTCCGTCAGTAACTATTGCATCTGCGATATCACAAATGGTTACCACGGGGTGGATGATGTTCATGCTAGCCCAACTGGAAGTATCCCA TCTACAGAGTCTGTCTGTGAAGTTGAAGCTCTTatggagaaaatgaagcagCTACAGGAGTGTCGAGATGAAGAGGAAGCCAGCCAAGAAGAGATGGCTACACGttttgaaagagagaagagagaaagcatgTTCGTGTGTTCCTCAG AAGATGAAGAATCGGCACCAGCAAGAGATGTGTCTCGTCACTTTGAGGACACCAGCTATGGTTACAAAGACTTCTCCAGACATGGAATGCACGTGCCTACCTTTCGTGTTCAG GATTATTCTTGGGAAGACCACGGCTATTCCTTGGTTAATCGTCTTTACCCAGACGTGGGACAACTACTTGATGAGAAGTTTCATATTGCTTATAATCTGACTTACAACACGATGGCCATGCACAAAGATGTGGATACCTCAATGCTGAGACGAGCAATTTGGAACTATATTCATTGTATGTTTGGAATAAG ATACGATGATTATGACTATGGTGAAATTAATCAGTTGTTGGACCGCAGCTTTAAAGTCTATATCAAGACTGTGGTTTGCACTCCTGAAAAGACCACAAAACGAATGTATGATAGCTTCTGGAGGCAGTTTGAACACTCTGAGAAG gTCCATGTAAATTTGCTTCTGGTAGAAGCTCGGATGCAAGCCGAACTACTTTATGCTCTGAGAGCTATTACTCGCTATATGACCTGA
- the SESN1 gene encoding sestrin-1 isoform X6 codes for MMHTLFADSFATLGRLDNVTLVMVFHPQYLESFLKTQHYLLQMDGPLPLHYRHYIGIMAAARHQCSYLVNLHVNDFLHVGGDPKWLNGLENAPQKLQNLGELNKMLAHRPWLITKEHIEQLLKTEENSWSLAELIHAVVLLTHYHSLASFTFGCGISPEIDCEGGHTFRPPSVSNYCICDITNGYHGVDDVHASPTGSIPSTESVCEVEALMEKMKQLQECRDEEEASQEEMATRFEREKRESMFVCSSEDEESAPARDVSRHFEDTSYGYKDFSRHGMHVPTFRVQDYSWEDHGYSLVNRLYPDVGQLLDEKFHIAYNLTYNTMAMHKDVDTSMLRRAIWNYIHCMFGIRYDDYDYGEINQLLDRSFKVYIKTVVCTPEKTTKRMYDSFWRQFEHSEKVHVNLLLVEARMQAELLYALRAITRYMT; via the exons ATGATGCACACGCTGTTTGCAGATTCTTTTGCCACGCTGGGCCGATTGGACAATGTTACCTTGGTGATGGTTTTCCACCCACAGTATCTTGAAAGCTTTCTGAAAACTCAGCACTATCTACTGCAAATGGATGGTCCACTCCCGCTTCATTACCGACACTACATCGGGATAATG GCTGCAGCACGACACCAGTGCTCTTACCTGGTTAACCTCCATGTGAATGACTTCCTTCATGTTGGTGGAGACCCTAAATGGTTGAATGGCCTGGAAAATGCACCTCAAAAGCTGCAAAATTTAGGAGAACTGAACAAAATGTTGGCTCATAGACCCTGGCTTATCACCAAGGAACACATCGAG caacttTTGAAGACTGAAGAGAACAGCTGGTCCCTGGCAGAGCTGATCCACGCGGTTGTTCTCCTCACACACTACCATTCCCTTGCTTCCTTCACCTTTGGTTGTGGGATCAGTCCAGAGATCGACTGCGAAGGGGGTCACACCTTCAGGCCCCCTTCCGTCAGTAACTATTGCATCTGCGATATCACAAATGGTTACCACGGGGTGGATGATGTTCATGCTAGCCCAACTGGAAGTATCCCA TCTACAGAGTCTGTCTGTGAAGTTGAAGCTCTTatggagaaaatgaagcagCTACAGGAGTGTCGAGATGAAGAGGAAGCCAGCCAAGAAGAGATGGCTACACGttttgaaagagagaagagagaaagcatgTTCGTGTGTTCCTCAG AAGATGAAGAATCGGCACCAGCAAGAGATGTGTCTCGTCACTTTGAGGACACCAGCTATGGTTACAAAGACTTCTCCAGACATGGAATGCACGTGCCTACCTTTCGTGTTCAG GATTATTCTTGGGAAGACCACGGCTATTCCTTGGTTAATCGTCTTTACCCAGACGTGGGACAACTACTTGATGAGAAGTTTCATATTGCTTATAATCTGACTTACAACACGATGGCCATGCACAAAGATGTGGATACCTCAATGCTGAGACGAGCAATTTGGAACTATATTCATTGTATGTTTGGAATAAG ATACGATGATTATGACTATGGTGAAATTAATCAGTTGTTGGACCGCAGCTTTAAAGTCTATATCAAGACTGTGGTTTGCACTCCTGAAAAGACCACAAAACGAATGTATGATAGCTTCTGGAGGCAGTTTGAACACTCTGAGAAG gTCCATGTAAATTTGCTTCTGGTAGAAGCTCGGATGCAAGCCGAACTACTTTATGCTCTGAGAGCTATTACTCGCTATATGACCTGA